One genomic window of Haloferax mediterranei ATCC 33500 includes the following:
- a CDS encoding replication factor C small subunit: MSEAAESGDAPAGREIWIEKYRPQTLDDIYGQEEIVERLRSYIERDDLPHLLFAGPAGVGKTTSATAIARTLYGDDWRGNFLELNASDERGIDVVRDRIKNFARSSFNPERGYTIIFLDEADSLTNDAQSALRRTMEEFSDKTRFILSCNYSSKIIDPIQSRCAVFRFSPLGDDAIAEQTRDIAEAEGIELTEGGLDALVYAAGGDMRRAINSLQAAATTGEVVDEEAVYLITSTARPEDIEKMVRAAIDGEFTAARKQLETLIVDTGMAGGDIIDQLHRSVWDFDLDERDAVHLMERIGEADYRISEGANEQVQLEALLASLALSQN; the protein is encoded by the coding sequence ATGAGCGAGGCCGCGGAGTCGGGCGACGCCCCGGCGGGTCGCGAAATCTGGATCGAGAAGTACCGACCGCAGACCCTCGACGACATCTACGGACAGGAGGAAATCGTCGAACGACTGCGCAGTTACATCGAGCGCGACGACCTGCCGCACCTGCTCTTTGCGGGACCGGCGGGCGTCGGGAAGACCACATCCGCGACTGCCATCGCCCGCACCCTCTACGGCGACGACTGGCGCGGCAACTTCCTCGAACTCAACGCCTCTGACGAGCGCGGTATCGACGTGGTCCGCGACCGCATCAAGAACTTCGCGCGCTCGTCGTTCAACCCCGAGCGCGGTTACACCATCATCTTCCTCGACGAGGCCGACTCGCTGACGAACGACGCGCAGTCGGCGCTCCGGCGGACGATGGAGGAGTTCTCTGACAAGACGCGCTTTATCCTCTCGTGTAACTACTCCTCGAAGATTATCGACCCGATTCAGTCCCGCTGTGCGGTCTTCCGCTTTTCCCCGCTCGGCGACGACGCTATCGCGGAACAGACCCGCGACATCGCCGAGGCCGAGGGTATCGAACTCACCGAAGGCGGTCTCGACGCGCTCGTCTACGCCGCCGGCGGCGACATGCGCCGCGCCATCAACTCCCTGCAGGCCGCGGCGACGACCGGCGAGGTCGTCGACGAGGAAGCAGTCTACCTGATTACGTCGACCGCGCGCCCCGAAGACATCGAGAAGATGGTTCGCGCCGCTATCGACGGCGAGTTCACCGCCGCGCGCAAACAGTTGGAGACGCTCATCGTCGACACCGGCATGGCTGGCGGCGACATCATCGACCAACTACACCGGTCGGTCTGGGACTTCGACCTCGACGAGCGCGACGCCGTCCACCTCATGGAACGTATCGGCGAGGCCGACTACCGCATCTCCGAGGGCGCAAACGAACAGGTCCAACTCGAAGCGCTCCTCGCGTCGCTCGCGCTCTCGCAGAACTAA
- a CDS encoding GAF domain-containing sensor histidine kinase: MHATEPTVLVDDDFDDTVDLGNGVTVAPSSDGRNVTNAACVVVSNSDAMVSDDVATILYTDERPEAIERPERFDAYVRRGDRSGLESQIRWVLARCDNARESTASDDDSKDDGSGVTQSRTGTVRQNTNGTVRQNGTEATAQYGARTDGQNDTEWDRLKRLYEGTTNLITAETVDELYDRAIELTEHILEFDNTLFLVHEDDGFYVTANDHELAGTGPIPSETGLLAKTYQSKESSLIDNVRDHPAATPNDPAYRSALSVPMGDDGVFQAISNEVGAYDETDLRLAELLVSYVSETRARIESESAVRKSREQIERLHRGATELAAATSLTELFDQTVEITDDILEFDISYVGIVEDGYIIPTAISSHAPANAAEHVPLESGGVAAEVYQSGEKRIIDDVRDYPGSRPVKRMYRSALSVPIGDIGVFQATSFTPAAFDEQDVELAELLMAHVAVTAERIRAEARLREERDRSNALFEHVSDAAVAYDVEAGAVTVRDVNRAFQTTFGYDSTDVVGSDLLGRIIPLEAEADPVPDPDVEETIPELLVATGESYRGEVCRRTEDGVREFILNVVPLSPGEERGSGYAIYTDITERKTRESELERQNERLEEFANIVSHDLRNPLGVARGNLQLARETGSDERFDTAETALEQMGELIDDLLSLARRGQLVDETSPINLGHVARRAWDSTETVDAQLTTAQSVVVDADEDRLAELLANLFRNAVEHGGEDVRIDIGSLDDGFYVEDDGPGIEPDRRDKVFKPGETTGENGIGYGLAIVESIAEAHGWSVSVTSGPLGGARFEFRS; encoded by the coding sequence GTGCACGCAACGGAACCGACCGTTCTCGTAGACGATGACTTCGACGACACCGTCGACCTCGGAAACGGGGTCACGGTTGCGCCATCGAGCGACGGGAGAAACGTGACTAACGCCGCCTGCGTCGTCGTCTCGAACTCGGATGCGATGGTTTCGGACGACGTGGCGACAATTCTATACACCGACGAACGGCCCGAAGCTATCGAGAGACCGGAACGGTTCGATGCGTACGTGAGACGTGGCGACCGGTCGGGTCTCGAGTCTCAGATTCGCTGGGTTCTCGCGCGATGCGACAACGCCCGGGAATCGACAGCCAGCGACGACGATAGCAAAGACGACGGTTCGGGCGTCACGCAGAGCAGAACTGGAACCGTCCGTCAGAACACCAACGGAACCGTCCGTCAGAACGGCACCGAAGCTACCGCCCAGTACGGCGCGAGAACCGACGGACAGAATGACACCGAGTGGGACCGACTCAAGCGTCTCTACGAGGGGACGACGAATCTCATCACCGCCGAGACGGTCGACGAGTTGTACGACCGAGCCATCGAACTGACAGAACACATCCTCGAATTCGACAACACCCTCTTTCTCGTCCACGAGGACGACGGCTTCTATGTTACCGCAAACGACCACGAGTTAGCCGGAACAGGGCCGATACCGTCGGAAACGGGACTGCTCGCGAAAACCTACCAGTCGAAAGAGTCGTCACTCATCGACAACGTACGCGACCATCCAGCAGCGACACCTAACGACCCGGCGTATCGCTCCGCGCTGAGCGTCCCGATGGGGGACGATGGCGTCTTTCAGGCCATCTCGAACGAGGTGGGTGCGTACGACGAAACCGACCTTCGACTGGCGGAACTGCTCGTCTCGTACGTCTCTGAAACCCGCGCGCGAATCGAATCGGAGAGCGCGGTTCGAAAGAGCCGCGAACAAATCGAGCGACTCCACCGCGGGGCGACGGAGTTGGCCGCGGCGACGAGTCTCACGGAGTTATTCGACCAGACCGTCGAGATTACCGACGACATCCTCGAATTCGACATCAGTTACGTCGGCATCGTCGAAGACGGCTACATCATCCCGACTGCAATCTCGTCTCACGCCCCGGCGAACGCGGCCGAGCACGTCCCACTCGAATCCGGAGGAGTCGCGGCCGAGGTGTACCAGTCGGGCGAGAAACGCATCATCGACGACGTTCGAGACTACCCGGGGTCGAGGCCGGTCAAGCGGATGTATCGGTCCGCGCTGAGCGTCCCAATCGGTGATATCGGCGTCTTTCAGGCCACGTCGTTTACTCCCGCCGCGTTCGACGAACAGGACGTCGAGTTGGCCGAACTCCTCATGGCCCACGTCGCCGTCACTGCTGAACGAATCAGGGCCGAGGCGCGACTCCGCGAGGAACGCGACCGGTCGAACGCCCTCTTCGAACACGTCTCCGACGCCGCGGTCGCATACGATGTCGAAGCGGGTGCAGTCACCGTCCGAGACGTGAACCGTGCGTTCCAGACGACGTTCGGGTACGATTCGACAGATGTGGTCGGAAGCGACCTCCTCGGGCGAATCATTCCTCTGGAAGCTGAGGCGGACCCCGTCCCCGACCCCGATGTCGAAGAGACCATCCCGGAACTGCTCGTTGCGACCGGCGAGAGCTATCGCGGCGAAGTCTGCAGGCGGACTGAAGACGGCGTCCGCGAGTTCATCCTGAACGTCGTGCCGTTGTCTCCCGGCGAAGAGCGCGGGTCGGGCTACGCAATCTATACCGACATCACCGAACGGAAGACCCGCGAAAGCGAGTTAGAACGACAGAACGAACGGCTCGAAGAGTTCGCGAACATCGTGAGCCACGACCTTCGAAACCCGCTCGGAGTCGCCCGCGGGAACCTGCAACTCGCCCGCGAAACCGGCAGCGACGAACGGTTCGACACTGCGGAGACGGCACTCGAACAGATGGGCGAACTCATCGACGACCTTCTGTCGTTGGCTCGACGCGGCCAGCTCGTCGACGAAACCTCACCCATTAATCTCGGACACGTCGCACGGCGGGCGTGGGACAGCACCGAAACCGTCGATGCCCAGTTGACCACTGCGCAGTCGGTCGTCGTCGATGCGGATGAAGACCGACTCGCGGAGTTACTCGCCAACCTGTTCCGAAATGCGGTTGAACACGGTGGAGAGGACGTACGCATCGATATCGGCAGTCTCGACGACGGGTTCTACGTCGAAGACGACGGTCCCGGTATCGAACCTGACCGCCGAGACAAGGTATTCAAGCCCGGCGAGACGACCGGTGAAAACGGCATCGGCTACGGGCTTGCAATCGTGGAGTCTATCGCAGAGGCACACGGCTGGTCGGTCAGTGTGACCTCGGGTCCGTTGGGCGGCGCTCGATTCGAGTTCCGGTCGTAG
- a CDS encoding TspO/MBR family protein: MRFVSLRRRPAVELLAWVVLAQLAGAVGSIFTTTSLDPWYATLARPWFAPPNWVFGPVWVTLFTLMGVAAFLVSRSDHPRSRRALVVFGGHLVVNVAWSAAFFGLQSPALGLVVIVVLLAAIAVTMREFALVDRRAAALLAPYLLWTAFATVLNYGFWSLN, from the coding sequence ATGAGGTTCGTATCCCTCCGTCGGCGGCCCGCCGTCGAACTCCTCGCGTGGGTCGTCCTCGCCCAACTCGCGGGGGCCGTCGGAAGTATCTTCACCACCACGTCGCTCGACCCGTGGTACGCGACACTCGCTCGTCCGTGGTTCGCACCGCCGAACTGGGTCTTCGGTCCGGTGTGGGTGACGCTTTTCACCCTGATGGGCGTCGCCGCGTTCCTCGTCTCGCGGAGTGACCACCCACGAAGTCGGCGAGCACTCGTCGTCTTCGGCGGCCACCTCGTCGTCAACGTCGCCTGGTCTGCTGCGTTCTTCGGACTTCAGTCGCCGGCGCTGGGTCTCGTCGTCATCGTCGTCCTCCTCGCAGCAATTGCGGTGACGATGCGCGAATTCGCGCTCGTGGACCGGCGCGCAGCCGCCCTCCTCGCTCCGTACCTCCTGTGGACGGCGTTCGCGACCGTCCTCAACTACGGATTTTGGTCTCTTAACTGA